The Zootoca vivipara chromosome 5, rZooViv1.1, whole genome shotgun sequence genome includes the window acacatgaaaaacttaaaacaaatccttatttcctgatgaatagctgTAAAgtaactatctttagaaagatttttcctccaacagcattttattttaaaaatcctatttaattttttttaaaagtcttgatttaaatttaaaaaatgggatgtgtTTAGGAGATATTTGCAGGAGAGAAATAGACATATTGTAATTTCCATGGCAGCCTTAGAATGACTGGCTTATAAAGTAATATTAGAACTTATAAGAATTGTCGGTATGATTGGATTTATTGATGTACAAAAGAGATtataagaagatgaagagaaaatgatgtactttgcaaaaaaagaagagttgCGCTATGGGAGGTGACGGAAAGTcagcaggataataataatataaacaaattTGTTACTCTTTGTTGGATGAAAACTTTTATTTTTGTGAGACGACGGTGGATTTATTGTTACTTCAGTTTGaaatatttgttctgtttgttttgttgtaaaaatctaataaagtattattttaaaaaattaaaaaagtatctgattttattttttagtaaaaaaaaatcattgatttttattcacCCTATTGGCAATGCATCATGGGCCAGAAAGAGTGTGTGCTCTTTGGCATATTGGTTCCTTGTTGCCACGGTGACAGTCTTGAGATCTGCATCATCTATGCCAAAATAAAAGACTGACCCACGGTTTCCATTCCCTTGCTTTACCGGATCAAAACAGGATCCCCATGCCCAGAAAAAAAAGGTGAAACTGAAAAGCAGCCATAAGAGATTTAGACTGAAGCAGTAGCATGGAGGgacgtgtgtgtgtttctttattccttcccactgtgctatacagctgcaaataaaacgtatTACtgtaaatgtgttgtaaagtgcaatatacaaacatGACACTAGATGAGCTATGCCaacttcaatgtatttttcaaaactttttgggttttttaaaaaccattttcacagcattttttaaacgTGCGTAAATTGTACCTTAATCCCATTAGGTGGGCTGGGGGAGAAATACAGGTGTGGGGGGAGAGGTTTAAATTAGAGCTGGGTACAAGTGACCAAGACATTTCTCATCCTATTTTTGGACAGAGAAATCGGGAGGAAAATTTGGATTGGACTTCTCTGGGGAAGCGGAAAATTCTCTAATAAATTATGGCAGCTTTGGGCTCATCCATGGCAGCGGCAGTAACAGAACCTCAGTAAATTCTTTTCCTATGGGTTGTTTGCTTTTTAGCCATTGCagttggcagcagcggcagcaactgTGCTGGCAACCTGAGCATCATTTTGAAACTTCCGTCATGACTTTAAGTATCATTTCCAGGCATTGTGGGGGTAAATGGCTGCTGCAACAAAAATTGTGATGAATATTCATAGAAGAAATCTGAAAGATACCTTGCAGGGGATGGCGgggaaagaaaaatcaaatattttctGAACAGGATGTTTTCTGATAAATTTGGGCTTGGctgtacagtggacactcgggttgtgaATATGATcgatgtgggaggcacgttcgcaacccacagtgccGCATTTGCCCACGCCCGGGTTGCGAtccggcgcttctgtgcatgtgcgagtgccgaaacccggaagtaacacgttctggtacttccgggttcggacggtgcacaacccaaaaacgtgcaacctgaagcgtctgtaacccgaggtatgactgtactttaatGTTCATCCCCGAGTGCCTCTGCTgtgattgaaaatggaaaaaaaactaACAAACTCGGGCACAGAGCAGTGGGAAATTGTACAAGAATTCAAGTGATGTACaggaacttaatccgttcctgaaatCAGTCcttaaaccaaatccattcttaaacggaggcgtgctttccctaatgaggcctcctgccaccagtgcccttccaccatttgtcttctgttgttgttgttgttgttgttgttgttgttgttgttgttgtttagtcatttagtcatgtcccactcttcatgaccccatgtaccagagcacgccaggcactccttctttatggtccagctctcacttccatacatcactactgggaaaaccatagctttaactatacggacctttgtcagcaaggtgctatctctgctttttaagatcctgTTTAGACCGAGGtgaagtttgcaaaccggaacactacttccagttttgtggagtttgtaaactgaatagttcgtaaacaggactgttcgtaaaccgaggtaccactgtatattgtttgtgtatgtgtgtgtgtgtgtgtgtgtgtgtgtgtgtgtgtgtgagtgagtgagtgagagagagaacaccTATTACTGAATATTGTTGACTCAAGATTTTCTCTCGAAGAAACTCTGTGAgtgcaaaatgttttgagaatcAGTTATTAATGATACTAATTAATTATTCACCCTGTTAAGTAATTATTCATTTTCTCACTTGAATGATCAATTGCATGCTGGGGCTAATTCATACATTTTCCAGTTGATTAATCATTCTTAGGAATGATGCTAAGTTCTCCAAGGATCACTTCCCCCCCAGGCAAAATGCAGGTAGCTCTGGGTTGAAGGTCAACGGGCAAGATATCATTAAGAGCAATGTACGCTTCAAAAATTGCCACTGATGTCTAAAAAGTAGGAAATGGTTATATAGGCATTGGTATAATTACATCTGCAGCTCAGATACAGGATAAGAAAGCACAACTAGGGCAGAATGTGGAAATGGGCTTGAATGGCTTTCAAAACAGGAACTGGGGTTTATTGTCACTTTCCTCATGTTCAGATGACagtttcctttcacactgcagtagcAAGGGCTGTAGAGTTTGATCTGGCCAGCGGGATCCTCATTTCCCTCATGTCCGGGTCAAGATTGATGGGGTTTGTGTTTGCGTGGTATCCACTCGGACTATCACCTGATGTGACAATAATCTCAGGTGTCTCGTTTTTGGCCCACACAGCTTGCAAATCAAAtaatgcatataataataataataattaataattaataaatttattatttataccccatccatctggctgggtttccccagccactctgggtggctttcaacagtgcattaaaaacaaaataaaacttcaaacattaaaaacttccctaaacagggctgccttaatatgtcttctaaaagtcagatagttgtttatttccttgacacctgagatgtCACTACTgagaacgccctctgcctggttccctgtaacttcgcttcccgcagtgagggaaccgtcagaaggccctcagagctggacctcggtgtctgggctgaacaatgggggtggagacacgtTCGAAAACCACTGCATAGGGaattctccctccccatttttaatgttttattagtttttatttatgttggaagctgcccagagtgcctggggcaacccagtcagatgggcagtgtattattattactccctattttcattagagaaattcTGGAGGGTATATAGCAcagattgtgttgttgttgtttagtcgtttagtcgtgtccgactcttcgtgaccccatggaccagagcacgccaggcactcctgtcttgcactgcctcccgcagtttggtcaaactcatgttcgtagctttgagaacactgtccaaccatctcgtcctctgtcgtccccttctccttgtgccctcaatctttcctagcatcagggtcttttccaaggattcttctcttctcatgaggtggccaaagtattggagcctcagcttcacgatctgtccttccagtgagcactcagggctgatttccttcagaatggatagatttgttcttcttgcagtccatgggactctcaagagtctcctccagcaccataattctccAGCACAGATTGTACCAGGTGTAAAGAGAAAATCACATTTTGGTTTTACTAGAAATGGATGTGTTTAACATAGCTCGGTGCCATTTAAACAACTCAGTACGAAAGCCCGCTCACTAATGTGGAACTCATCATAATCCAATGGCCTTTCCTTTTGCTGCTGACAGTTGATACCGGTAGTCTATGCCACAGGGTAAGTGCTGGGGAAATAGGATATCCCACCCACAAAAAATTAAACCCCTATAAAAGATGCACAAATCTGCTCCCCATCGTCATCACCATTAAAGCAATAGCTTTGCATTCATTGTACGGTACATGGAGGTCACATGTACCCCTTCTCACTCTTGCAAGTGTCTGCTTGCATTTACCcatcttttcttttgcaggtgtCTATGAAGCTCTGAATGTCACCGTTTCTCCGGGACCCAGAGTACAATACATGGTAGGAGACAACGCTACCCTCTTTTGCCACGTGTCTCAAAAAAGGCGAACAGAGAATCTGCTGGCTGTCCGGTGGCTCTTTGCCCTTCCGCCGACCCAAGAGTACCTGATGATCAAAATGACTAAATATGGAGTAGTCCAGTACTATGGGAATTACAACCGTCAATTCTATAAGCAAAGACTTCACCTTCTGGAGGAGAGACATGGGACGGTGTACACATTTTTTATCCTGAATCTCCAGCAAGCTGACCAGGGACTCTATATTTGCAAAGTTCAGGAGATTGGCAAGTATAGGAACAAGTGGACGGCGTGGTCGAACGGTAGCGCATCTACGGAAATCCAAGGTGAGTCTTGCAATCTTCCCATggggcatttatttttattgattaaaatgtttgacatttttGCCGGCCTGTGTGTATTGAAGAAATTGAGAAAGAACTCAAAATTGACCCAAACCATTTAGGATCTGTCAAAAGTGGTcaaaagcaagtacagtggtacctctacttacgaatttaatgcgttccgaacacacatttgtaagtagaaaaaaattgtaagtcgaatcccataggaatgcattgggagaaaaaattcgtgagtagaagcaaccctatctaaaaattcgtaagtagaaaaaatcctatctaaaccgcatccaagatggtggacagagctctattcgtaagtagaaacaacctcgagttgagaactttgcccctggatgagaacagaaactgcGTGCCGACAGTgcagaggcagcaggaggccccattagtgaaagcacgcctccagttaagaatagtttcaggttaagaacggacctccagaacgaattaagtttgtaaccagagttaccactgtattgccttcgCAAATAAGCAGCAGCACATTGGGCGACCCTTTCACAACGACAGCACGTTGAACTTGGTTGCTAAATACTCTGCATATGGAGAGAGTTTCTGAATGTCTTGCCTGGATAAATGTTGTTCATTTTTCAGTTATGGGCAATAATTTTGTGTTAATCTGTCAAATTGTctccattttggggtgggggaacgacgaaccctcaagatgttgttggactcttgacgcccatcacccccccccagcaggacccctgccaggcatgatgggagttggactagaagacccttccaactctatgattctgagttGTAGTCTTAACAACATCAGTAGAGGGCCCCAGATTTCTCCGTTCTTCTCTATACGCTGCAAGCCTCTGATGAAGTTCCTTTAATTGCTTTTAAGAAAAATCTGGAGCTTGTGCTTCCCTCATCCTTGCACCTTCAGGTCTTGTGATTAGTGACCTGACAACAGCCAAGGGTGTGGCCATTCTTGGGTAAATTAAGAGGGTGGGAATACTGCagatactaggagaggatatattgatttaataatatccttccttgctcacacttgtgagtcagcagcagagtgcattccccaaTATATACCggtagcaggaagctagttggtagattcgtttgaatctctttaatTAAGCAACCCAATCTGGCTTTGTTCAGATTGGagtatattcctggtaagacctcTTTtgtccctcctaaaaagaataaaggcagaagaagcttcttttaaaagtaataagtttactcacattcagttcacagttggatcccggaaggcaggctttagcttagagTTACAGAAGAGGGTTTGAGTTCGTCCCATATGGGAATGAGCCCATGTCCtggtggctgagagccagcagacagcaaaatacatcagTATCAAGAGAGcatggcaagaagaagaagaagaagaagaagaagaagaagaagaagaagaagaagaagaagaagaagaagaagaagaagaagaagaagaagaagaagaagagggagggggagggggagggggaggaggagggatggcTGCGTGGCCAGCCCCTTTCATGGGGTCTCCTGGGGTCATGCCCTTCTATCTGgtcgcatgcaggggaaggaagctccagaccaggtgtgacaggaagtcctcctggctatGGAGTATCACCCCCCTGCATGTCccctctgggcaaacaggaagtgttgtacttgactgcttatgttacatcccgCAGGCTGTACATTGCCTTCCTTGCTTCACTGTGATGAAGCTCTGCCAGATTGATACTGAATTCTGTGCTGTATGTACGCTGTTACGAGTTGCACTTGCCTTGCATTTGAAGTCTGCAGCTTTTACTGGGAATCTAGGGGAAGCCTGTACTTTACAAATATAGAGGAACCGCCTTAGTGCTTTGCACCTGCCAGTAAAGGGACTTAACCGGCTGAAAAGTTGAGAGTCTGACTGAATTTCTTCCAGTACAAACTGCACTGCCACAGACCTACATGCTTGGGGAGCTGCATACGTTTGGCGCATCCCATATACCAATGCTAACAGCCTTGTTTTATACACATTTACTTAAAAGTGAATTCAGATATGGTTGCCATATGTTCGGGTTTTCCTGGACACGTCCTGGAATCGCTCAGCAAAACGTCAGGCGGATTTTTGCTCAATctgcaaaatgtctggggaaacccggacgtatggcaagttgggctaatttaaaaatcaaagaaaagcacccaaatgattttttttggggggggaatcttccCAGAAAAATCTCAATTGCAGAGTTTTTAAAGAACATACTGTGTTTTATGTGGCCCCTGATACAAACCCCCACATTGTTTTCTACTATTTCACTGAGCTGAGAAGTTTATTAGATGGCTTAGGGGGATCACTTGCTTGCTTTTGTTGACCTGCAATCCGTTTTCACAGTGACCCCTTCTGAAAAGTGTGTGACTAGTTTGCCAATGTTGTTGTGTGCCCATTGCAGTGATTTCATCCAGAGTTTCGGATGACTCCGACGCTGAGAAAAACCACAAGGCCTGGAAGTTCTTTGAGGGTTAAGTATACGCTTCCCCCTTTGGTCATCTTCGCGAAGATGTGAGAATCCATTGAAAAGTACCGTTGTGCagccttgttttttcttttgggggaagtAAGCCAAAACACTCACACACCACAGAATTTTGCACCCACAGGTTTTAGAAGCTCTTAGAATGGTTTCAGCCATGGTCACAAATTTACTGTAACCAggagtcaccccccccaaaatgcttcaGGGCTCTAAACGTAATTGGCACATAATCCTGTTTTCTGTAAGTGGGggagattgattgatttgattgattttgtgccaacttgaaaaaaatattggggggacaTTTATATGTGGGTAGgcctgtgggctaaaccactgagcctagggcttgctgaccagaaggtcggcggatcgaatccctgtgacggggtgagctcccgttgcttggtcccagctcctgccaacctagcagttcgaaagcacataaaaatgcaagtagataaataggaaccgctacagcgggaaggtaaacggcgtttccatgtgctgctctggtttgccagaagcggctttgtcatgctggccacatgacccggaagctgtatgccggctcccttggccaataatgcgagatgagcgcgcaaccccaaaatcggtcacgactggacctaatggtcaggggtccctttacctttacctaggcctGACTGAATAGAATATTAAGAGTAGAGCAGCAAGTGTTGCGTATTCAACATTCATTGTCATTAAAGAGCAGATTACTAAATGAGCAGAAATTAATTTGGACAAAAATCTGGGAAGTTTTCGGAAACTGAAACGATGCAAACTGTTCCTTATAGAAGAAGATCGGTACAAAAAGCttgaaagagacagacagacatttgCTCTTGAAATGTGACTGAAATTCATGTCAATGAGTCTGGTTTTAAACATGGATTGTTACCACAAACATTTTATATATTAGAGCCTTTGGTTTCACTTGCCTTTGGAGTGAAGTCATTGGCTTGCAGCCTCTCTGCTTGTTTGAAATCCTTCTATATGGAAGATGTGCAGTTTTGTTGACTATCTGCCAAACAAAACCTTTTTGAACTCCAATATCACATTTTCCTGGCATTGTGGAAATCTTTCATGCCATCTCCAAACAgtaattttatttgctttgttaGGAATATTCACATCCTCTCGTTTCTAGTTCAAAACTTAAATAGTTCAAAGTGACTAAGAAATACAGAAACTGAAAGTCAATCAGAAGAAGCAGCTTTCAAAGCTGACAGAAGAGTTGTGGATAAAATATCAACAAGGCCataaaaaatgagaaagtgggatTGGAAGAAAACCGAGTAAGAGGCAAGCGAAAAGCCTTTTCAGGAGGCTGCAAAATTTCACCGGAGAAGGGATGTGGAACACTTGACAGATTCTGAATGTATGCAAAGTATAATATTATAGAAAAGCTCCACCCCTCCCATTCCTCAGGGAACCTGCCTTTTCGCAGCCATTATCGCCTGCTGGGGAAGCCCTTCCTCATCATTGCTCTCAACTGCTTTCCTGCCAGCGAGGCAAAAAAACCAATGGCCAAGTGGGCAAATGGCATCTTCTGATGCTCCTCCTCACCCCTGCCACTGCCACagtgagacatcaaacattaaaaacttccctgaacagggctgccttcagatgtcttctaaaagtcagatggatgtttatttccttgacatctgacaggagggcaccactaccaagaaggccctctacctggttccctgtaatctcacttctcttAATGAGATCAAACCCTTTATCATTTAAGCCTTTTATCAAGTACCTCTGTGTCAGGTATaaggggtgcaggtggcgctgtggtctaaaccacagagcctagggcttgccgatcagaaggtcagcagtttgaatccccgcgacggggtgagctcccgttgctctgtcccagctcctgcctacctagcagttcaaaagcacgtcaaagtgcaagtagatactgtaaataggtaccactgtgacgggaaggtttagtcctgctggccacatgatccgggaggctgtctgtggacaaatgccggctccttcagcctgaaagcgagatgagcggcgcaaccccatagtcgcctttgactggacatattCCGTCCAggtggttctttacctttacctttttttacctctATGTCGGGTCCCTGTTAAAGACAAGATTCTTGGTAGAACAGGCCTTTGGTCTTGCCCAATATGCATGGTTGGTAGTATTCTTCTCCTTTCACACCTTTCTTGCCAAGATTTTGGGTCCGGGGCTCCAAGCGCAGTTTTACTTTTGTTCAAAACTTGTGTATTCTTTCCATAACTGCCAAGtgtcccgtattccccgggaaacccccgtttttccagctgttcccagctgaaaaaatggattttttgtttcccccccggtttcccggccattttggaactgggcggagcatgctcagaagcgacttttgatgctgctctgcccagttccaaaatggctgcagcgcgacttctggtgcagccgccattttggaactgggcagagcagcatcaaaagttgcttctgagcatgctccacccagttccaaaatggcggcagtgctacttccggtctgctactttcggcccgatcccttatttttccggcaggaacttggcaggtatgattcttTCTTGGGTATACATGAAAGCAGATGGCTGATACGCATCCATGGTTTGCCTTTCAGACCTGTATGTCTATGCTGTGTTCGTGTGCTCCATAGGAATCGTCAGTGTCCTGCTGTTCACCGTGGTTGTCCTCTGCCAGACCCTGATCAACAAAAAACGCTCCCGTGGTGAGTGATGAAGAAAGGCTGAATGACGTTTTTGTGCGCATTTAGCAATACCATTATATATTGCCATGTTGTTTTGCACATAGTCacctttttgcttttctttcaatGAATCCTAGATTGttagaagggacctcaagggtcatctagtccaacccccatttgtttttgttttagagtTGTTTAACAGTACTCACAATTCATCACCCATTTCCATGCACGTTactgttttgggtttgtttttattactctGTTTCTATTAAAACCTTCTCCAACTCACAACGTGTATGAATTATACATGTTAAAGAGAATTTCTCTGAGTTATTATGGAGATGGTATCTGACACCAGCAAGATTGAATCAAATATTTCCTAATGCTAGATCAATATTTGAAATGCCGGCGCTTCAGGAACAAATGGATATATTCTCTGATAATGCCCTCAGATCAACATCTTCTGGGATTCTATTTTAGCATAAATTAAAATCGCCGAGATGGTTGCCAAAAGAGCCTTTAGTAATATCCTTTTGCTATCTTAAAGGGACAGTTCTAACAGACAATTTGTAAATGACAGTTTACTCACTGACGGCAGCCTTGTATGCTTGTCTGCTATCCCCGGAAGAGAGCTAGTCTGCCTATGACCGATTAATGGATTGCAAATATTTGGGAGCACAAGAAATTGGGTCATGCCATATATGACCAAGTTAAGAAGTATGAGGAAAGCATGTAGACAACAGGATAGCAAATGAACAGAGAAGTGggcttctctgttttcttttggaaTAATGAAGATGCAATGAACTGTTATTGGGGAAAATTTCatgactttaataataataataataataataaataatttattgtttatacaccgcccatctggctgggtttcccccactagccactctgggtggcttccaacaaaatattaaaaatacaataaaacattaaaaacttccctagataaggctgccttcagatgtcttctaaaagtcagatagttgtttattccttgacatctgatgggaaggtgggaGTCACAACCGAGAAGGCTCCCTGcgtggtttcctgtagctttgcttctcacagtgagggaaccgtcagaagctggacctcagtgtccgggcagagcgatgggggtgaagacgctccctCAGGTAGCAAATAGAATCGTTTTTATTcacattgctttgctttttatcttTATAAGGGCAGTATTTTGCTTGATTAACTTACTAGCATTGTGATAAACATGCCACAACATTGTAATTTGTTGTAGCATTGTCACAATTCGGATTTTGCAGatatttctttctccccctctccctctcgttCTCTCTCAAATACACCTGAAGCTTCCTTCTTTCATTTTGCTgagaaaatatataataataataataataataataataataataataataatatttattatttataccccgcccatctggctgggtttccccagccactctgggcagctcccaaccaaatattaaaaacataatacagcattaaacattaaaaacttccctaaacagggctgccttcagatgtcttttaaaagtaaaatggttgtgtatttccttgatatctgatgggagggcgttctcaGCCTGCGGACCAGAGAAGAGGGAAACACTGTTTTTGACTTGTCACGTGGCTTTGCTGAGGAAGCCCTGCATCATGGACCTACCTAGCTGGCCACTGCCTGAATGAAGAATGTGCTTTTTCCTCTGTTCCACCTTTTTGAGATTCacatatggcaggcatccccaaacttcggtcctccagatgttttgggctacagttcccatcttccctgaccactggtcctgttagctagggatcatgggaattgtaggccaaaacatctggagggccgcagtttggggatgcctgacatatgcTTTACAACTTGCAGACCCTCAACCTGTAACAAGAAGATGGCAATTGCTTACCTACATACAAAGGGCATATTATCTGCAGCGCCACACTTTTTTAAAACCATGCTTTTCTTCCCCCCCTActtttctttctgtgtttttCACAGTGAAACATTACTTGGTGAAGTGTTCCCAGAACAGGTAGGAAAAGGAGGCAATACATATAATTTTGT containing:
- the VSTM4 gene encoding V-set and transmembrane domain-containing protein 4, producing MRLLVLMLLGTPGVYEALNVTVSPGPRVQYMVGDNATLFCHVSQKRRTENLLAVRWLFALPPTQEYLMIKMTKYGVVQYYGNYNRQFYKQRLHLLEERHGTVYTFFILNLQQADQGLYICKVQEIGKYRNKWTAWSNGSASTEIQVISSRVSDDSDAEKNHKAWKFFEDLYVYAVFVCSIGIVSVLLFTVVVLCQTLINKKRSRVKHYLVKCSQNSLGETVTSVTSLSPEQPVKIKKKKKKKVEQPPAIPAKAPISASFPKPKLLKPQRKVLLPKIADENLTYAELELIKPHQEAQGIPTMTVYAQILFEENKM